ttagttgaatgtggcccctgaactaaaatgagtttgacacccctgccatatgctcttcttctaaggttaaaaggaagcaagttcaatgaaaatgtGCAAGCAGCAACCGGATTAaaatgggttttcaaattatttgtcactaaaaaagggtcatttttgcctacttttcagcaaacatcatgcaaaaagtcacacaaggacaagtgttacacattttttgatgttatattctgaaactacacaattttacttataaattcaacacaagacactgcatgaaaggtatacatttattccacaatatttttttcacaattatgtcacaataataatactcaaagtttcaaccttgtcttaTACACTGACAGTCAATGAAAACGTCCAGGTGACATttataaaaacaattttattaTGAAGCTGTGAAATTATGTAGAAGCTGTAcagatcagtaaattaacatAACAAGAGATGAAACTAATAACGAATTTACATGATGGTTTGATGAGAACAGTTCAATCGACGCCCAACTTCTGAATAACTAATGCCGGCTTGCACCATGCCGAGGGCTCGCCATCGTTCGTCTTGATTTAACCTTCACAACCCATCCTtttaaccaggggtgtcaaacatgcggcctgggggccaaaagtggcccgccaaagggtccaatccagcccgcgggatgaattagtgaaatacaacacttacactgaagacattcacaattaaggatgttaaaatcattttaggtcagttcgatctaaagtggaaagtaaaattacacaaaaatgtttagatttacagactagccttgtacaaaaaatgtgaataacctgaactaatatgaacaatctgaaatgtcttaagagaattaagtgtaattgcactaatattctgcctgttcttacacgttttgtgtatttgtagatccactgtgatctgtaagttataatgaatttgaaaataagaagctgaggccaaataatggcataaattgttaaaatttcacttttttttttccttaataaatttcattttgttcatggctgttcatgttttctcatttttttaaagggtaatttgtagatgtaaacattttgataatataattttacttttttttttccactctaaaacatagagagttAGACATGCAAATTTTAGAATCGATATTacactcagtgccaatgaaaacacaacacttgaatgagttttattgttcctgagctgcatcaatatgtttcagtttcacctgtatacgataatcccagacaatttcttaacaacctgagacgggttgagctattgtcatgcttgaatgaacttgtctgcattcataagacttgtttttctcattgctcagcaatgaactgctcaacttaaggaactgtggtcagttaaggagtggtcatgttctgtatataaagccaagctgaaaagcaccaaaatcatttgcaataactcagcgatgcctagactgacatgtgaccacagatgccatgctatggggctcctggaggccggaatctctgctcggcaggtggcgcgccgttttggatgcaatgtgtccaccatagtcaggatgcaacagagacatgaagaaactggctcaactacagacagacctggacctggacgagcatgtgtgaccacgccacagcaggatcgctacattgagctgcagcacctccaggaccgcttcGTGACTTTTGGTTTTAGGGGTCCATGAGTTTCTTACTTCATCCTTATTTTtggtcaacaaatttggatgtgatttttttatttttactgtatagaaatggcctatgattaattccaaagagcttatggaataaaaatcctcatcgatttaaaaaaatataagaatcttcaagtgttgcgttttcattggcactgagtatatctatatatttttatattattattttaatgatccggcccacttcaggtcattttgggctgtacgtggcccctgaactaatatgagtttgacacccaccCAAAACAGCACTTTGACCCGATTCTTAAGGACCACTTCCTGAAGCCTAGTGAAAAATGTTCGGAAAGTGTAAGACTCATTAATGAGTTCTGTGCACACTTCAAGTGAAACATTTCAAATCAAACACTTCCCAAACTCTTCATTGCAAAATAGAATAAATTATTGACCTGGACGTTTTCACTGACTGTCagtataaatacattttctttctgtGACATTTTAACCTCCCATGATCTTCACACACGGGGGGGCCACAGAGGAACCTGATAACCTCGGTGTTACGAGACATGAACATCTCCTCAGCCTCCACCCTGCACGTATATATAAACATCTGCATCTGCGACACTTCTTATCACCTGTCCTGCATCTCAGCGGTTTTTGTCTGGGACCTCCGCGAAGTGTTCTCGCCATGCCTGGTTCCCCCCCGCTTGTACCTCTGCCACTGGAGTAACCCTGAAGAATGCCTTTGACAAGTATATCGCAGATGCTGCCTTTTGTTAGCGCGTTGAGACTGTTTGCATGGATGTATGAACCGACAAGCCAACACTAGCCGCACTAACTGGCAGCAAACACTGACTCCTTTACtgaagcagcaacaaacacgCCGTCCTTATCCATTGAGGACGTGATTTATGTGACAAGTGGGCTTGCTCAGAGGCCCATGgcactgtgttttttttacagtatctgGACAACTTTGAATGTGCAGACATCATATCACCCGCATGTTGTGCTTTTAGTTTATGTTACCTTTTCAAAGAGAGTTCTGGGAAGAGGAAAGTTGACAGAGTGAAGCCTTGTTCTCCTTCTTACATTCCTCTCTTGTTTCCTCTTTGTCTCCAGGTGGGACCAGATGGAGGGTTCGAAGGAGGGATAGACAAGACATTACCTCTGTAATGTCAGCGAAAGCCAAGGTTTGTCAGAAACAGACTCTGGAGCCAGTAAACTTTATCTCCAAACTCTCCTGTTTCTCTCCTTTGCTGTTCTTCTCTTCATCCtccattttgctctttttttctttgctgttctTATTTGCCATCCTCTTCATTTAAAACCACGGTGTCTGCAAATAACCAGAACTGATAATTTGTCATTCCCACAGCACAGACCTCTATAAACCGCAGGATGAGTTATGTGTAGGTATAAATTGTTAATGAAATCCATTCCCACACGGTTCAGACCTGAGCTTTCCATAAAGCCACGTCAGCTCTGAGGCTTTCATTGCTAAATTATAAACCAGTGGACGAAGCACGATCTGTGGCGGAAAGAAAGCAGAGTTATTTGACTGAAGTATTAGTAAGAGTAAGTGAGATTACGTTTGATGAACAGGGATTAAGTAAAGTACAGACATAGCTCTTCTAAAGGCTCATGTGTAAATGTACTTCCAGGTGCTTCACctcattgtgtttttatcataTCAGATGGTTGTAACGCCTTTTAACGCTAAAGCTTTTTCACACAAATAAATGTCTAATTTCACTCAAGTTCTTTACTTTAGTGTGAACTTGAGACACTAAGACTTTACATGAGTTTTTCCATTTTACGCAGCTCCATTCTATATATGTATTTACACTATAACATTTACTGAACTACATCTCAGAAGGAAATATTATGCATTTTCTTCCACAGCATTTCTCTGGCATCTtgtgtttattatatttttttccatccTCTTCCAGTGAAAACTACGGAAGAGGACTGGGAAAGGACTGAGAGAAAAAAATGAGGGTctatagaagccaataatgtaataacaaccgataacgtaataatggccgataaagtaataaatttgccatttttcaaatgtaataggccaataacataataaaagtcctgaaccgataacataataacttttggccaataacgttagaacttattacgttattggctcagttattacattcgcaaagatttttttttaccaggccaatgacgtaataaccagccaataatttataacgttattgaccaaaagttattactttattggttcaggacttttattacgttattggccagatattacgttattggcttattacattttaaaatggtaaatttatttacgttattggccgttattacattattggcttctacagggtccaattttttttttttattattgttacgAGAAAATGTcacaatcataataataattttaaaaattatataggaccttcatttttttatttttattttttttttccagtggccctaatcctcttctgtagaaaaccaggtagctttttttttttttttttatttaacctttatttaaccaggttggtcctaTTGAGATGAGGAATCTCTTTTTCATGGGAGACCTGACCAAAACTGCATTGACACAGTCACATATTTACAATACATGTTTACATGAATAAAGGCAGTATTATATTATCTTTAAATATATAGAGAGCTGAAGTCCCATCCCTGTGGTGTACCCCATGAGATCTTTGGGAAACAATGATCAGTAGGAAGGCACACACAATTTTTTGATCCCATTTCAGTTGTGTCATCACTTACATACATCATGTCAGTTTATAACTTCCTGGTCAGTTGCTGCTGGCACAacactcaaacccatagaatcactttttaaaaaagccataaaaaatatttgacaaaaaaaacatttaatttccaccactgcactgttttagataaatataaatttcttaattttaataattttgtgaattctAAAAATGCTTGTCTAATATATAAAGTCtcgcatggacttgcccctcctcccaTGACAGAGTTTATCAAaccccgctctgtcagtgggatggtcaccagggtTACAGCTCCAGGAGACTGTGAGGGGCCACTACTTTTGGTCAAACTACACTTttagtcactggaactgaatattggaacagtttaccgctcaacataagagactcacagtcatacgcctccttcaaatcacaacttaaacactggatgaaggaaaaccaaacctgtgaccatcagtagatcatcctcactgtgttgttctgtgtgtttttatgatattttgccttttttatcaactgtctttttatgatgtcttttatgatgttttgcctttttgtcagctgtctttcctgtcacctgcctagggactacagatggaaattagcactgctgctgcaatctggcatatttacagctgcagttgttgtagatgttcattaatatgcactgtccctaataaaacaaacaaacaaacaaacaaacaaataaataaataaataaatgaaaagataattttacaaataaagttgtgatttgcagcaaagatataaagaaacatCACATTTTGTGTTAACCCGAAAGGTCTAAACAGTCATAAGCAACCAaacacatctactgatgtaaactgtttaataacttttgaaacactaatcctatcaaagcattttaataattcaggtaaaatgcagtttctcagcttttcatcatcttcagatatgactcatttggacgttcaggcttcatagtaaacattgaaacactgttatcttctgcaacattgattcaccagtaaaacccatagagtcaAATGGCAGTAGTTCAGTtcacgttcagttaatgatatattttgcagaaaaagtagcATATTCTTCACTTTTCCGAACATctcacatgatcagtaaactaaatataggaaaatacaagattctCACAAAAAATGAGaggataaaattgtaataaataggTCATAAATCATTAGAAAAGTTTATatttagaggaaaaattaattagGAAGTTGCCACAATAATAGTTctagctctttatgggttaaaccaggggtgtcaaacttatgttagttcagggtccacatacataTGGCCGGtggtgattaaaataataacacaataatacataaataatatcaattccaaaatgtgtatgtctaatttctatgttttagaataaaaaaagtaaaattactgtatactatcaaaatttttatacttacaaactatcctttaaaaaaatgtagaaaaacatgaacaaccatgactaaaatgaaatttatcaagaagaaaagtgcaatttttaacaacttatgccattatttggccttaGCTTctctttttcacatgttcattacaacttacagatcacagtggatctacaaatacacaaaacatttaataacagacagaatattggtacaattacacttaattctcttaagacatttcagattgttcatatttgttcaggtttttcacatttttttgtaaaaggctagtctgtaaatgttaaaatttgtgtaattttcctttttttttttacactaaaacaaagagaaaaatttgtagttttcattattcatagtttattatgatagtattttactggtctgacccacatcagatgaaattgacctaaaataattttaacatacttgattgttaatatcttcagtgtaatttttgcatttcactaattcatcccgtgggcttgattggaccctttggcgggccagttttggcccccgggccgcatgtttgacacctaggAGTTAAACAGGTCAATGGACTGAATCTGTCATTGCACATGATGCATGTCATGACAACAAAACGACCACTGCCTTGGTACGTTACACCTCAATCATCAAAATCAAGTTGAATGAATAttaaacaaaccccgcccctcgcacgtagtgtagtttattttggcatcgatccagctgatgtcatcatgtctatgcatgtgcggatgtcagcgtatcaactgcctctatatatgagccaagttgaagtaaattaaaacaaaattaatggttttatagacatttgaaatttcggccatcataagtaaatgggagaaaaaaagattttaaagattaataaaaaaaaaattgaactttgacctacttttcccaaaatgtaatcaaatctattctgggtcactggcaatctatgaactcagtttgatatgaattcaaccaatagttttgctgctagagtattaacaatcaaagaaacaaatcaaactgaaaacaatacctcttgcctctcCTATGGGGGGGTgggataaaaatgtcaaaatcatCCCTGTCTGGTCCAGTTGAAGCTGTAGAAACATCTTCAACAACACAGAGGAGATTGTAGAGAGAGACAATTTCAATGTCATCACCTCTGGGAGTTTCAGGGTGTAGTCTTTACATTCACATATTTTCCCTTTctgtaatttctttctttctttttttttttttttttttttttttttaacaaaataaggTCTCATGGGATGTGATTTCAGTTCTCTATTGATTTGTAAAGTTTgtaataaactgaaggatgaagtttTCTGGAGTATGTTCAAAAAATTAtccttcttaagctaaataaactctttacAAACCCTtttggattcactggaaaatgtaTTGGGTAGGTGGTTCTCACAGGATGGTGATGCTACAAACCCATGATGATCTCATAGAATATGATGCTTTaatgtagattaaactaccatCAGTGTATAAAATAGATCAAACGAGCTTAATATTAAACATCTACAACAGTAAAATGCAATATATACATTAATTGATTAGGATAATAATGATAAGTAAGGAGACCATTGTACTCTTTAACTTTTCACTTAAATATACCGTATGTTACTGAAATACAGTACTTGCTGAGATAAGATTTTGAATACAGAACTATTTATGTGTCGTGgagtatttttacagtgtaatattcATAGTTTTGCATAAGATGATGTGAAATGACTATAGCAGCTCAAACAAAAATCGATCATAATTGTAGGTACTACTTTCTATTTCAGATTGAACACATAATTAGTGTACTGTCAGAATAACTTACAATGTCTTAATGTATTTAATGAGTTTTAATAGTATTTGGAATGGAATATTACAAAGTAGCGCAGATGAATATTAAGCCGCAGAAACAGTACTTGctagttatttttttctgtttggttttataatggaactgaatgaatgaatgaatgaatgaatgtttatttcagttaaatacaaatacaaaatacaaatacaaaaaaaaatacaaaacacatacatataaaaaaacaaacaaacaaacaaacaaacataaaattaacacaatttgaTGTTAAAAGGACAAAGAACACATTATAAAGTACCATTTAAAGCTGCAGATACTCCTTAAATTGACACTTACTAGAACAAATCCCTTACGTTGTCCTTCCTGTGTTTGTCGTCTGTGTTGTGAAGGTGCTGCTGTGGGTGCTCTTCTCTCTGCTGCCTCTAGTGGGAGGAGCTCATATGAAGGCCGGTGGGGGGGTGGCAGGTGTGGGAGCGGACTCGGGCCACGGCGTGGGCCTGGTAGGAGGCCAGGAGGAGCGGGAGCTTCCGGTGACGCTGCCAGAGGTGGTGGAGGATGAGGAGCAGGAGGACGACGGTGACCCTTACTCTACTTGGCATGCTCTTTATGGTACTGAAGGAAAGCACAGTGCTCTGCTTTATGTCTCTGTAATAATGCATATTTACAATTCATTTTATAGTCATTTTTGGTCAAACACAGGAGTTAAATTGTTCATTTAACAACAGATTGTGCACTTTAGCACTCAGTTTGTGTACATTCTGGAATAATTTACTTATATGTATACTATAGgtagttttatttaattaatgtGCTTCTGTACCGATATGGGGCAGTTATATTTTACCAGAGCATTTCTATTTTATGCACGTTTATGCTTCTACTCCAATAGTTAAGTCTGACTAAACTTAGGCTACATTTCAGGTTATaacttttcttttatttcttttctagttattttacatgtctgataaactgaaggatcaAATGTTCCTTTACCTGCTCTGACAGAGAACGTTATTTATTTATCAtactgtaaaccaggggtgtcaaactcattttagataaGGGGCTACATACAGTTCAATATGATCCCAAGTGGGCctaagcagtaaaataataacataataacctgtaaataatatcaATTTCAAACCTTTCGCTATTTttgtacagtgaaaaaagtaaaatcacagtatggaaatgtttacagcttcaaactatcttttaaaaaatccaaataacatgaacaacctaaaatttcttaagaaaaatcagtgcaattttaacaatattctgcctcagtttatcatttaaacatgtacattacaacttacagatcacagtggatctacaattgcacaaaacatttagtgacaggcaaaatattgttaaaattgcacttatttttactaataaatctcaggttgttcatatttgtttaggttattcattttttgtgaaatgatagtttataaatgcaaacatttccatgtaacttcacttttttttagactaaaacaaagagaaaaatcaagagttgtcattatttatagattattactaGTGCATTGACTACAGGTTCTaggtgtggtagtttttatgcgttttgtgtattcatgcatgctgtaccacatttgtccagcagtcaccgccaaagcgttctggacaTAACAACGTGACTataaggctattatattccaaaattactaatatctcccaaaatgttggtttgatcaacttgctgttttggCAAGTCTGTTCCTTtaccaaaaatatataagtatgcaaaactgcagcagtcagctctttccggattttgcgTGAatccacggacacacacacacacacacacatacacacacacatagagagaggccacttggcttttataatatagatgatgatagtatttttctggttagACCTACTTGAGACTGtatatggtccctgaactaaaataatgtagTCATCTctgagtgttaatatcttcagtgtaacttttacatttcacaaattcatcccacgggtcagattgatcagattaaccctttcatgcatgaattatgagaaccttaatcaagagttttttttcctgagtgtttttattcctctttaggtatgaaaaaatcagtatgactgaatttttttatttttatgaacctttttttcatggggttacaaaaatgtccagtcaactggacaccatgcatttactgacatactgtgtgaaaactatgaaatactttttttttttttattgttaatctgttctcacattttaacattctatagcctcctgagacccagcaatgcctttttgtcctctgtgggggacaagagttttataaaaaaaaaaaaaaaaaaagctgtctactgcaaaggatattccatatttttattttttattttttttaatctatctgaaaaaactgttgcatcatgctatttccaatcaagacaattatcaaatgtaaaaaaaaaaacaaaacttttccttccctgggtctctagttattactcagatatgcccccccccaaaaaaatgttgttaaaaaaaaaccctgttaattatagtctaataaccattagcaattgatttacactcaaatatgttactgcagatcaggctgaTCAAGAACAGTACTGGAATTGCattgtatgtgatgatgcataagtgtccactgtgttggttgatatggaactaaaacaacaaaatccatgaatatacaagagaacaccgttgaacagctgtccactgtagtgaccactgtgcatgaaagggttaagtgaggGTTTGAGTTCATTTTACATTCCATTggagtatttacagtattaataCATTTACTGACGTAAAGGATCTGAAACCCACCAGTGCTTCTTGCTCATTTCCTCTGTCAGCTGCTCAGTGTCTGTCTTGTATCTTCCAGACCCCTTTGTGATGGATGAGATAGACGACCATCCCAACAGACGCTGGGTGGGACGCTCTCCACGCTCCTCTGACCCGTCAGACCCTCAACCCAAGGGAtcagcaaagaaaaagaaaaagaggaagaagaaagaaaaggaggaagaagaagaggcaggAAACGGAGACAGAAAGGGTAAAGGTAAAAACAGACAGCCCAAGCAGAGCAGCAGGGATTGCCGTGTGGAGAAAAGAGAGATGAGGGTGCGGGACCTGGGCCTGGGCTTCGACTCAGATGAGATAGTCCTCTTTAAGTTTTGCGTGGGCTCCTGCCAGTCCTCCAGGACAAACTATGACCTGGCACTCAAGGCGCTGCTGGAGAACGGGTCTCTGCCTCGACGCACCGCCCGTAAGGTCAGCGGCCACCCCTGCTGCCGTCCTGACCGGTACGAGCCGGTTTCCTTCATGGACGCTCAGACCACATGGAGGACCATCCAGTCGTTATCTGCCGCCAGCTGCATGTGCATGGGCTGAAAcgtgaaaggaggaggaggataagcAAGGTGGATTCAGCCATCTGGAACAGGCCGGAGAGAAGACGCTCAGTGTGGACGCTGTGTGAGGAGACACACACCGAGGAAGGACCAACTGGAcgagaggtggaggtggaggccgTTACTGACATCCTGTGGAGGGTTCTCTGAGATGTTCTCCTTAAAGGGAGATTCCAGTCTTTAGATCAATACATGTGGTAGCTATGGGGTGTTTGAGGGGAGCCCTATGTGAGAAGAACATCCCATCACCGTCTCTGTGATGGTCTTTAACACCTTATCCATATCCAAATAATGATACCACCTGATCAGATCTAAAATAAACATGGTAGCCCACAGACAAACACTGTTGCCCATACAGTTAGATTCaaatacccagatagcaaaaattttggcagtattatggcatacatttggcatttttggctttcttttagcattatgaaaacctttaggcttaactgtggtatgattaaggttatccataatagatatgggggcaccagcaatatatggctgaattctggcatatgtctggttaaccaaaagactgggcaaagagcaggatcaagtatagggatggtatggcatgtttatggcaaagcAGAAGACTGACTAAAGAGCGGAAAcctcttattccatatatggatgttttttggttgtgttttggcatatttctgtaaagccaaaacactgcgcaaagagcaggaatttctacccagaagaaaaccccacttcattttaaaagcatgatcaacacaaattttgggtgaattttggcctctctttgggtcagttttggctggaTTATAGGGATCTGGGGCTTTTCacggacaattatggctatattttggaagtccgctattacttttgggtgaattttggcttccttctggtttgattttgccttgcctattttgggccatttagggcccagaactttgccaaaatgtcatgccagttttgggccaaatttaagccataatgattttgctatctgggtattgtaacctcttctcatgaaatcaGTGATAATGTGatgtattcttgatagataaagtgtaactgggactcagtgtgtgATCATTGCATCAGCTCAAAgtggattactgatgtgtataaataggaataattcaattcaattcaattttatttgtatagcccaatatcacaacaaggttatctcaaagggctttacagagtcagctggatgtaaacaacaatcaaataaacagcaagaaaatgagtagtgtccagggcatcccccgtccttagaccctccttctcggcaaggaaaaactcaaaacccagtgggaaaagggagaaacctcggggagaaccacagtgaaggagagatccactcccatggacggacaggctatagatgcaccaggactgaatAAAAAGagcaatgtgtctgaaaacaaaattattccaactttatgagtaacagtgtatatatgtagagcaggggtctcaaacttgattttttcaggggccacattcagcccgatttgatctcaagtgggcc
The DNA window shown above is from Sphaeramia orbicularis chromosome 17, fSphaOr1.1, whole genome shotgun sequence and carries:
- the LOC115437859 gene encoding artemin-like; the protein is MSAKAKVLLWVLFSLLPLVGGAHMKAGGGVAGVGADSGHGVGLVGGQEERELPVTLPEVVEDEEQEDDGDPYSTWHALYDPFVMDEIDDHPNRRWVGRSPRSSDPSDPQPKGSAKKKKKRKKKEKEEEEEAGNGDRKGKGKNRQPKQSSRDCRVEKREMRVRDLGLGFDSDEIVLFKFCVGSCQSSRTNYDLALKALLENGSLPRRTARKVSGHPCCRPDRYEPVSFMDAQTTWRTIQSLSAASCMCMG